A segment of the Carya illinoinensis cultivar Pawnee chromosome 1, C.illinoinensisPawnee_v1, whole genome shotgun sequence genome:
CTTTCTTTTCAAGCCACTCTTTATACTTGGTGCAACTCTTCTTTACATATCCCTCTTTCTTGCAAAAGAAGCAGGTCACCTTTTTGCCATTAGATCCATTGGATTTTGATGGCACATtatgcttccttttcttttgaggtCCACTTTGGCCCTTCTCGTTCTTAACTTTATCATTCGCGACCATATTAGCACTTTCAGGTCGATCATGCTtcattcttttctcttcttgcaCACACATGGTCAGAAGATCCGTAACTGATCAGTTTTCCTTATGTGTGTTATAAGAGATCTTGAAAGGTCCATACTCAGATGGCAATGAGTCAAGGATGAAATGGACCAAGAATGGCTCAGATATCTCTATCTTTAAGCCCTTAAGTTGAGAAACAATATCTCTCATTTCTGTAATGTATGCACGCATACCCTTAGAACTGTCAAAGGTTTTAGTAGTGAATTGTCTGATAAGAGTGCTAGCAAAAGCCTTGTCAGAGCGAACAAACTGTTCCTCAATTGCCTGTATTAATTCCTTAATTGTAGCGCAATCACCAATAGAACCTCTAATGCTCTTACTCATGCGAGACTTTATGAGCATTAGACTTAGGCGATTAGATCGCTCCCACCATTGGCGATTTTCAATAACTTCCTGTGCATCCGTATCCGTGGCAGCAGGTGGTTGCTCCACTTGGAGTGCATAGTCAAGGTCCATATACCCCAAGGTAAATTGAACCGAATCTTTCCAGTCAGAAAAATTAGTGCCATCAAGCattggaataaaataaacaccattAGCTAAGGATTGTGGTACAACACCtgcaaaaccaagaaaaactttaatgctatgaattCAAGTAAATTTTAACCTTCCTGTGGGAAAAGGTTGCATAACAGCATAAATTTACTCATCTTTATTTATAAGACAAATTATtccaaatattaacaaataaaactatccACACCTGTAGGaagaagataaatttaactGTTAATAccgaaaatcattttcttatactaattaaatcacaaaaattaaagatttcccTGTAGGGATAAATCCTTAAAAcctataatttaattacaatgagattccaatatatatatatatttttttatatatgtattcttttaaataataaggatGCTGTGGCATTACcttcattattaaaagaaatataactGAACATCTCCTTAAAAAACTGTAAATTAGCCCAAAGGCCCAATaatatgaattgaacttgaaattGAGCCTACAAAAGATTGAAATCATGACCCGGATTTTCTCTCACAATATAGATTATGACAAAAAAACATTGATCATGCAAAGAACAAAACTAGATTTCAAAGCCCATTATATGAACAAAAGAAATACtaataattcaaacacaaaGCTGAAAGGCAACCGCTTTGATACCAAATGtaagaaaaagttgtaatgaataAAAAGGATCTATAGGATCTTTTACCTCCGGCCATTTGTGCTTGATAACTGGAAAACTTCAAATTTACAAAAGAGACTAGAGATTTTGTAGGAAATGGACTTCTAGTCTTTTGCCTTAGAACTTTTTGGGTGGTTCTAATGGAAAACACAAGCCCCTTTATATAGGCTAGACTATGGACCCTCATTTATTACTCCTACAACCTTTAGGCTACCCTCATTATTTCATCCATCAAAAAATAGCAAGGGTCACCATTTTATTTATGAAGGGCAATTACCTATACTTGATAGAtgaagtgtatcatcttagatAAAGTGAACCACTTTAGACAAGATAAAAGTTTTCTAGGAAAACTAAAAGTCTTaacatttctttcccttttgtcTGTTCGCATCGATGAGATCGAGGTGCAAATTAAAACATCAGGCGCCCCAAGTAGTTATACTCAATCAGACAAGCTGTCGCAGAAGATAGCGCgaaattcttttataaataaaagcaCCAACACCAATCATCTAATTCTTAAGTCATCCCACTTTCTTGATTAAAGCCCCATGCATCATGCATTAGTatcaaaagaatatatataagcaATTTAATTCCTAATATTGAGGGAATTgatcatgtgtatatatatatatatgtccaaaTTAAAATGTTGAGGGAAATGATCATGTACTgcatgtatataatatactatatagttaatCACTCTTTGTCATTATTCTTCGGCCTATTTAAATAAACAATGCaagaaaactatttatttaccgtcattattttatattaaaataattattttatatcaaaataagTTTCTATAttatcataatcatttttgttaCAAATAGGTCATCGGTGGTCATAAATACTTATTTTCTGGTAATGAAATTAGCATGCCTATCTACTGCGCACCTACTTTAATCATTGATGTTGTTATATATCTTGCTAGCTTTCCTTGCCTGCATCAGTGGTACTCAAGAAAGGagtagttt
Coding sequences within it:
- the LOC122293031 gene encoding uncharacterized protein LOC122293031; translated protein: MAGGVVPQSLANGVYFIPMLDGTNFSDWKDSVQFTLGYMDLDYALQVEQPPAATDTDAQEVIENRQWWERSNRLSLMLIKSRMSKSIRGSIGDCATIKELIQAIEEQFVRSDKAFASTLIRQFTTKTFDSSKGMRAYITEMRDIVSQLKGLKIEISEPFLVHFILDSLPSEYGPFKISYNTHKEN